The following coding sequences are from one Paenibacillus tundrae window:
- a CDS encoding DUF1450 domain-containing protein gives MANDIRVCEKCNHIRLKSIVPKLEKMAPDTEIKIGCKSYCGPCAKRAFVFINGRYISAPSEEEVLAKVAKFVK, from the coding sequence ATGGCTAACGATATCCGCGTATGCGAAAAATGTAATCACATTCGGTTGAAGTCAATCGTGCCTAAGCTGGAGAAAATGGCTCCAGACACAGAGATTAAGATTGGATGTAAATCCTATTGTGGTCCTTGTGCGAAACGTGCCTTCGTTTTTATTAACGGTCGGTACATCAGTGCTCCTTCGGAAGAAGAAGTATTGGCAAAAGTAGCGAAATTCGTCAAATAA
- a CDS encoding aldo/keto reductase gives MTKHITDCTILNNGVTMPWLGFGTYKAKGKEVHQAVETALEVGYRSIDTASVYGNEEEVGQAIASSGIARNELFVTTKLWNEDQGFDSTLRAFEASQKALGLNVIDLYLIHWPGRDQYKETWRAFERLYSEGSVRAIGVSNFQVHHLRDIIDEGGTVPAVNQVELHPGLIQQELQDFCGEQGIQLEAWSPIMKGKLNNESTLKAIAQKYGKTPAQVILRWDIQNQIVTIPKSVTPERIRENADIFDFELTPDELRQIDAMDADKRTGPHPDQLFWD, from the coding sequence ATGACAAAACATATTACAGACTGCACGATACTGAACAACGGAGTAACCATGCCATGGCTGGGATTCGGAACATATAAAGCGAAGGGAAAAGAAGTACACCAGGCCGTTGAAACGGCATTGGAGGTAGGATACCGGAGTATAGACACTGCTTCCGTCTACGGAAATGAAGAAGAAGTAGGACAAGCCATTGCCAGCAGTGGTATTGCTCGGAATGAATTGTTTGTCACAACAAAACTTTGGAATGAGGATCAAGGTTTTGACTCCACCCTTCGCGCATTTGAAGCGAGTCAGAAGGCTCTAGGACTTAATGTCATTGACTTATACTTAATCCATTGGCCTGGACGAGATCAATACAAGGAAACGTGGAGAGCGTTTGAACGGTTATATAGTGAGGGGAGTGTACGTGCCATTGGTGTAAGTAATTTTCAGGTACATCATTTGCGCGATATTATAGATGAAGGCGGCACAGTACCTGCTGTGAATCAGGTGGAATTACATCCGGGCTTGATCCAGCAGGAATTACAGGACTTCTGTGGGGAGCAAGGCATTCAGCTTGAGGCGTGGAGCCCGATTATGAAAGGCAAGCTAAATAATGAATCCACGTTAAAAGCAATTGCCCAAAAGTATGGCAAAACACCTGCACAGGTTATTTTGCGTTGGGACATTCAGAATCAGATTGTGACCATTCCGAAGTCCGTGACACCAGAGCGTATCCGTGAAAATGCAGATATCTTTGACTTTGAATTAACTCCGGATGAGCTTAGACAGATTGATGCTATGGATGCGGACAAACGGACAGGTCCACATCCGGATCAACTTTTCTGGGATTAA
- a CDS encoding DsbA family oxidoreductase — MNIEIWSDFMCPFCYIGKRRLENVLEQFPHRNEVKFEFKSFELDPNAEVHTGKTNTDYLVSKYNISKEQAQGMNAQMNANARTAGLEYNIDAMVPTNSFAAHRLTHWAKSQDKALELSERLFQAVFIEGKHVGDHEVLLQLAEEVGLDRSAAAVVLESNQFAEQVRADQAEGEQLGIRGVPFFVLDRKFAISGAQPDEVFLDAIKKAWDERSPFTMVESSAADNEGSGVCTEEGCEVPKRDSK, encoded by the coding sequence ATGAATATTGAGATATGGTCTGATTTTATGTGCCCTTTCTGCTATATTGGTAAACGTCGTTTAGAGAATGTATTGGAGCAATTTCCACACCGGAATGAAGTGAAATTTGAGTTCAAGAGCTTCGAACTTGACCCTAATGCTGAAGTACACACAGGCAAAACCAACACAGATTACTTAGTTTCTAAGTACAATATTAGTAAAGAACAAGCACAAGGCATGAATGCACAGATGAATGCCAATGCTCGGACAGCAGGTCTGGAGTACAACATTGATGCAATGGTACCTACCAACTCTTTCGCTGCTCATCGCTTGACACATTGGGCGAAGTCTCAAGACAAAGCGCTTGAGCTAAGTGAGCGGTTATTCCAAGCTGTGTTCATTGAGGGCAAGCATGTCGGAGATCATGAGGTATTACTCCAACTGGCCGAAGAAGTGGGATTAGATCGTAGTGCAGCGGCTGTCGTCTTGGAAAGCAATCAATTTGCTGAACAAGTTCGCGCAGATCAAGCTGAAGGCGAACAGCTCGGTATTCGCGGCGTACCGTTCTTCGTACTGGATCGTAAATTCGCTATATCTGGCGCACAGCCTGACGAAGTGTTCCTTGATGCCATCAAGAAAGCATGGGACGAGCGTTCCCCATTCACGATGGTTGAGTCAAGTGCAGCAGACAATGAAGGTAGCGGAGTGTGTACAGAAGAAGGCTGTGAAGTTCCAAAGCGCGATTCAAAATAA
- a CDS encoding LTA synthase family protein, with the protein MVFTSSSRSSTLRRLLHHPLSLYLLFIALMLLKLMWLHHNLHAYNITMGLLDNIIAIGSLLLISFWTWWLPRKGYKISLIALNIILTALIYADMVYYRYFQDFLTIPVLLQAKQVDALGDSIATLLQPSDLLFFADWMAFVVYGVARILTRRSRATRSSRYGYNDLPYGHNRSKTRTRRFTAGSIALVLGLSLAVGPIYYYSKTWAKGLFDNNWWNVSMYNVTGLLAFHGYDLYNYAKDQIGSGPEVDLADVELVKSFFAEKQNQSSQADSALFGKYKDSNVIVVQGEAFMNFMIGQSIGGQEITPHFNELMKESQYYSHFYHQTGQGRTSDADFGANISLHPLPIGSAFVRYADHTYDSLPSILKDNGYSTNVFHAYESGFWNRYTMYQNMKYDKFYSKNDFAQDDPLGWSLSDLSFFRQSVEKMDSEVSEPFYSFLITLSSHHPYALPVDKQQLDVGEFQGTMFGNYLQSVHYVDSALGSLVEDLKNRGLWDNTIFMFYGDHDNSIKEQAQYEKFLGRSLNQLDMEQIMNEVPLLVHLPDGGEAGTFDEPAGQLDITPSVLHLLGVYDQSYYHMGNDVYDGSSRTVVLRNGAFTDGSVFYIPSDDYIYEHGSCYDLSSRDETDINACRAGHDEASKRLRVSDTIITYDLITRLREGL; encoded by the coding sequence ATGGTTTTCACTTCGTCTTCACGTAGCAGCACGCTACGTAGACTTCTACATCATCCTTTATCGTTGTATCTGTTATTCATTGCACTCATGCTACTCAAATTAATGTGGTTACACCACAACTTGCATGCTTACAACATTACGATGGGACTGTTGGACAATATTATCGCGATCGGATCCCTGCTACTCATTTCCTTTTGGACATGGTGGCTGCCTCGGAAAGGCTATAAGATATCGCTAATCGCACTAAACATAATCCTTACAGCACTAATCTACGCAGATATGGTCTATTATCGCTATTTCCAGGATTTCCTTACCATTCCTGTCCTCTTACAAGCTAAACAGGTCGATGCACTTGGAGATAGTATTGCAACCCTTCTTCAACCTAGTGATCTGCTGTTCTTTGCCGACTGGATGGCATTCGTGGTCTATGGTGTTGCACGCATCCTAACGAGACGTTCACGCGCTACCCGCTCAAGTCGGTACGGATACAATGATCTACCTTACGGACACAATCGCAGCAAGACTCGTACACGTCGTTTTACGGCCGGCAGCATCGCTTTAGTGTTAGGGCTATCCCTTGCAGTTGGGCCGATTTATTACTACAGCAAAACCTGGGCAAAAGGGCTGTTCGATAACAATTGGTGGAATGTCTCCATGTATAACGTTACTGGGCTGTTGGCTTTCCACGGTTATGATCTGTACAACTACGCCAAGGATCAGATCGGATCAGGACCTGAAGTTGATCTTGCTGATGTAGAGCTGGTCAAATCCTTTTTTGCCGAAAAACAGAATCAATCCTCACAGGCAGACAGCGCACTGTTTGGTAAATATAAAGACAGTAACGTTATCGTCGTTCAAGGTGAAGCATTTATGAATTTCATGATTGGCCAGAGTATCGGTGGTCAGGAGATTACGCCTCATTTCAACGAATTAATGAAAGAAAGCCAGTATTACAGTCATTTCTATCACCAGACCGGGCAGGGCCGGACATCAGATGCTGATTTTGGAGCTAACATTTCGTTACACCCCTTGCCTATCGGCTCGGCATTTGTACGTTACGCAGACCATACCTATGATTCCTTACCTTCTATCCTGAAGGACAATGGATACAGCACAAATGTCTTTCATGCCTATGAGAGCGGGTTCTGGAATCGCTATACGATGTATCAGAATATGAAATATGATAAGTTTTATAGCAAAAATGATTTTGCACAGGATGATCCACTTGGCTGGTCTTTATCTGACCTCTCTTTTTTTAGACAGTCTGTTGAGAAAATGGATAGCGAGGTATCAGAGCCTTTCTACTCTTTCCTTATAACACTTTCCAGTCATCATCCGTATGCTCTACCGGTTGATAAACAGCAGCTTGATGTGGGGGAATTCCAAGGTACAATGTTCGGTAACTACCTGCAATCCGTTCATTATGTAGATTCAGCACTGGGTAGTCTGGTCGAGGATTTGAAAAATCGCGGATTATGGGATAACACGATATTTATGTTCTATGGCGATCACGATAATTCCATTAAGGAACAGGCGCAATACGAAAAATTTCTGGGTAGATCGTTAAACCAGCTTGATATGGAGCAGATTATGAATGAGGTGCCACTGCTTGTACATCTCCCAGATGGAGGCGAGGCTGGAACCTTTGATGAACCCGCTGGGCAGCTTGATATCACGCCGTCTGTGCTCCATCTATTGGGCGTTTACGATCAATCCTACTACCATATGGGCAATGATGTTTACGATGGCTCTAGTCGGACTGTAGTTTTGCGTAATGGTGCGTTTACGGATGGTTCTGTGTTCTATATTCCGTCCGATGATTACATCTATGAGCACGGTTCCTGCTATGACTTATCTTCCCGTGATGAAACGGATATTAACGCCTGCCGGGCAGGACATGATGAAGCTTCGAAACGACTTCGTGTATCCGACACAATCATTACCTATGATTTAATTACACGCTTGCGTGAGGGGCTATAA
- a CDS encoding THUMP domain-containing class I SAM-dependent RNA methyltransferase: MARLQLIATSAMGLEAVVARELKQLGYEDARVDNGRVFFTGDYIDICRCNLWLRSSDRVLVNMGEFPATTFDELFEGTKALPWEEWIPANGEFPVEGRSQKSQLSSVPASQGIVKKAIVEKLKLTHHTEWFPENGARYVIEVILLNDRALLTLDTTGPGLHKRGYRKLVTEAPLKETLAAALIQLSRWNVSRPFYDPCCGSGTMLIEAAMIGWNIAPGLRRTFNSENWDVIPAELWEQAREEAFDAVRDDVPLQISGSDIDPEAIEVAQAAIKSAGFAKDIEVSVLPAHRAKPQGEYGVIITNPPYGERLSEEKEVQKLLRSLGRSYLEMPTWSFFAITSTKAFEEYFGHKADKRRKLFNGRIETQYYQYLGPLPPRNKSTQA, from the coding sequence ATGGCTCGATTGCAATTGATTGCAACCTCTGCAATGGGACTTGAGGCCGTTGTTGCCCGGGAACTGAAACAGCTGGGGTATGAGGATGCCAGGGTCGATAATGGCCGAGTATTTTTCACAGGAGATTATATTGATATTTGTCGCTGTAACCTGTGGCTGAGAAGTTCAGATCGCGTGCTGGTTAACATGGGCGAATTCCCCGCAACCACATTTGATGAATTGTTTGAGGGCACCAAAGCACTGCCTTGGGAAGAATGGATTCCCGCAAATGGTGAATTCCCGGTGGAAGGACGCTCCCAGAAATCCCAGCTGAGTAGCGTACCTGCATCCCAAGGTATCGTCAAAAAGGCGATTGTTGAGAAATTAAAGCTCACTCATCACACGGAATGGTTTCCTGAGAATGGAGCACGCTATGTGATTGAGGTTATTCTGCTGAATGACCGCGCTTTGCTTACGCTCGATACGACAGGGCCAGGACTTCACAAACGTGGATACCGCAAACTTGTTACGGAAGCGCCGCTTAAAGAAACACTGGCAGCTGCTCTGATTCAGCTTAGTCGCTGGAATGTTTCCCGCCCGTTCTACGATCCATGCTGCGGTTCAGGCACCATGCTGATCGAAGCTGCTATGATTGGCTGGAATATCGCACCAGGGCTTCGCCGCACATTTAACTCGGAGAATTGGGATGTAATCCCTGCTGAACTATGGGAACAAGCACGGGAAGAAGCTTTTGACGCTGTTCGTGATGATGTACCATTACAGATTTCGGGTAGTGATATTGATCCTGAGGCAATTGAAGTTGCACAAGCGGCAATCAAAAGCGCAGGCTTTGCCAAGGATATTGAGGTAAGCGTTCTTCCTGCTCACCGCGCAAAACCACAAGGGGAATATGGCGTAATCATTACCAACCCACCTTACGGTGAACGTTTGAGTGAAGAAAAAGAAGTGCAGAAGTTGCTCCGTTCCCTTGGACGTTCTTATCTGGAGATGCCAACATGGTCGTTTTTTGCAATCACCTCCACCAAAGCATTTGAAGAGTACTTCGGACACAAAGCGGACAAGCGCCGCAAACTGTTTAATGGACGGATCGAGACCCAATATTATCAGTATCTGGGACCACTCCCTCCACGAAATAAATCTACTCAAGCTTAA
- a CDS encoding O-methyltransferase yields MNLTPDEYVNQLFQEDELLLKVKEAIRANGMPEVSVAAAYGRLLTFLAKTSKAEAVLEIGVLGGYSGICLARGLSEGGSLTSLELKEEYAAMARGHLEEGGFGSQVQYRIGPAAESLEQLVQEGRTFDFFFIDADKENYPVYLDYAIRLARPGAVIVGDNCFLRGRTLNPDKQGPAVLAVRRFNEQMATDPRLVTTMLPDYDGLALAWVK; encoded by the coding sequence GTGAATCTGACCCCTGACGAATATGTAAATCAATTATTTCAAGAGGATGAGCTCTTGTTAAAAGTTAAAGAGGCCATTCGTGCGAATGGCATGCCGGAGGTTTCAGTGGCTGCGGCGTATGGACGCCTGCTGACCTTTCTGGCGAAAACCTCGAAAGCGGAAGCTGTGCTCGAAATTGGTGTGTTGGGCGGGTACAGCGGCATCTGCCTGGCTCGTGGTTTAAGTGAAGGCGGAAGCTTGACTTCGCTTGAACTGAAAGAAGAGTATGCAGCCATGGCTCGCGGGCATCTGGAGGAAGGTGGATTTGGCAGCCAAGTGCAGTACCGGATCGGACCTGCGGCAGAAAGTCTGGAGCAATTGGTACAGGAAGGGCGTACCTTCGACTTCTTCTTTATTGACGCAGATAAGGAAAATTATCCGGTTTATCTCGATTATGCGATTCGTTTGGCGCGTCCAGGTGCAGTCATTGTAGGGGATAATTGTTTCCTGCGCGGTCGTACGCTTAATCCGGACAAGCAAGGCCCGGCTGTGCTTGCTGTGCGTCGTTTCAACGAGCAGATGGCAACTGACCCACGTCTTGTCACAACCATGCTGCCTGACTATGACGGCTTGGCGCTGGCTTGGGTGAAATAA
- a CDS encoding asparaginase translates to MKKPSHLRPWAVWSTAALTALTLSLSPMGTSAAQAATVEVNGTTATVQSAPATPARNTTIPAVPESSKQSPLPNVLVIGTGGTIAGQSEDATSFQNYKAGTLLIADMVKDLPDKQKIADVNTLQFGNSGSGSYTMADLYDLSQTVDKALAQYDSVVVTTGTDTMEEIAYFLDMTVQSDKPVVITGSMRPWTVIGSDAQANLYNAIKLAGSGRTQSFGTVLMLNDTIQLARGVTKSNDYRTDTFETPMLGAVGYIDEENIRIYRAPARAMKPEGTAKPAFDLSKINKADLAKVEIVISYQEAGGGAIEGFVKNGVKGIVTSGTGAGGISRAMGQARTKAIEEGVIFVTTTRTGSGSVYGGGNGIIAGDNLSPQQARILLMLGLSFSDDFEKIKTWFETYGTPEV, encoded by the coding sequence ATGAAAAAACCATCTCACCTTCGTCCTTGGGCCGTATGGAGTACAGCCGCACTAACCGCACTAACTCTTTCCCTGTCCCCTATGGGAACTTCTGCTGCTCAAGCTGCTACAGTAGAGGTAAACGGCACAACAGCCACTGTGCAGAGCGCTCCAGCCACGCCGGCACGCAACACCACTATCCCGGCTGTACCTGAATCTTCCAAGCAATCCCCACTTCCTAATGTACTTGTGATTGGTACAGGAGGGACAATTGCCGGACAATCAGAGGACGCAACCAGTTTCCAAAATTACAAGGCTGGCACACTGCTCATCGCAGACATGGTCAAAGATTTGCCGGATAAGCAGAAGATCGCAGATGTGAACACACTGCAGTTCGGCAATTCCGGATCAGGCTCCTATACAATGGCCGATCTGTACGACTTGTCTCAAACGGTAGATAAAGCACTGGCTCAATATGATAGCGTGGTGGTGACTACGGGCACGGATACGATGGAGGAAATAGCCTACTTCCTCGATATGACGGTTCAAAGTGATAAACCTGTTGTCATCACAGGCTCTATGCGACCATGGACGGTAATCGGCTCTGATGCTCAAGCGAACCTTTACAATGCCATCAAACTGGCCGGCAGCGGCCGAACCCAGTCGTTCGGCACTGTGTTAATGCTGAATGATACCATTCAGCTCGCCCGCGGTGTAACGAAGTCCAATGACTACCGGACAGACACCTTTGAAACGCCAATGCTAGGTGCTGTTGGTTATATTGACGAAGAGAACATCCGAATTTACCGTGCTCCTGCTCGCGCGATGAAACCGGAAGGTACTGCAAAACCTGCATTTGATCTTAGTAAAATCAATAAGGCCGATCTCGCCAAAGTGGAGATTGTGATCTCCTATCAGGAAGCAGGGGGCGGAGCTATAGAAGGTTTCGTGAAAAACGGCGTAAAGGGCATTGTCACCTCCGGTACAGGGGCAGGCGGCATCTCTAGAGCGATGGGACAAGCTCGTACAAAAGCGATTGAAGAAGGGGTTATTTTTGTAACGACGACACGTACAGGCTCGGGTAGCGTCTACGGCGGTGGTAATGGTATTATTGCTGGGGATAATCTCAGTCCACAACAAGCACGAATTCTATTGATGCTTGGACTATCCTTCAGTGATGATTTTGAAAAGATCAAAACATGGTTTGAAACATACGGCACACCAGAGGTATAA
- a CDS encoding cytochrome P450 — protein MKQAPRKYANYIPIRELHSKERQLSPFQVYAELRENTPVRYDEHRECWDVFRYEDVQYVLKNPKLFSSERNRASSSMLTTDPPKHKQLRDLVNQAFTPKAIEALAPRIQEITDELLAPHLSVGKMNLIDDLATPLPVIVIAELIGVPASDRREFKHWSDVLVKGARDDSEEAFQALAREKQENMQELYAYFTDIMEQRRIEPKDDLISLLLAAEIEGQKLTEEEVVNFCILLLAAGNETTTNLIANAVRILSEQPQLQDELREHPDRVASAVEETLRYYPPIVAIGRVARETVELRGVTIKAGEQVISWVGAANRDGAQFEHADQFVSDRKPNRHMGFGFGIHFCLGAPLARLEARVVLHTLLQRMEQIQLVPKTPLEPIQSGFVFGVKEYPIQFHARRL, from the coding sequence ATGAAACAAGCGCCCCGAAAATATGCCAATTATATTCCTATTCGGGAATTGCACAGCAAGGAGCGGCAATTATCTCCCTTCCAGGTGTATGCAGAGCTTCGTGAGAACACTCCAGTCCGATATGATGAGCATCGGGAGTGCTGGGATGTATTTCGATATGAAGATGTACAGTATGTATTGAAAAATCCAAAGCTGTTTTCTTCTGAGCGTAACCGCGCGAGTTCCAGTATGTTAACGACAGATCCCCCAAAACATAAACAGCTTCGTGATCTGGTCAATCAGGCTTTTACCCCGAAGGCTATAGAGGCTCTTGCGCCACGGATTCAGGAAATCACAGATGAGCTGCTGGCTCCGCACCTATCGGTAGGAAAGATGAACCTAATTGATGACCTTGCAACACCGCTGCCCGTCATTGTCATTGCAGAACTGATTGGGGTTCCGGCTTCAGATCGCCGTGAATTCAAGCATTGGTCTGATGTGCTTGTGAAAGGCGCACGCGATGACAGTGAAGAGGCCTTTCAGGCGTTGGCGAGAGAGAAGCAGGAGAACATGCAGGAGTTATATGCCTACTTTACAGACATTATGGAACAGCGCCGTATAGAGCCAAAGGACGACCTGATCTCCTTGCTACTCGCTGCAGAGATTGAGGGTCAGAAGTTAACGGAGGAAGAAGTGGTCAATTTCTGTATTCTCTTGCTGGCCGCGGGGAATGAGACAACAACCAACCTCATCGCAAACGCAGTGCGTATCCTCTCTGAACAACCCCAATTACAGGATGAATTGCGTGAGCATCCGGATCGGGTCGCGAGTGCCGTAGAAGAGACTCTGCGTTATTATCCGCCGATTGTGGCGATTGGTCGTGTTGCGAGGGAGACGGTGGAACTAAGAGGCGTAACGATTAAGGCAGGTGAACAGGTAATATCCTGGGTCGGAGCTGCCAATCGTGACGGTGCCCAGTTTGAACATGCAGATCAATTCGTATCCGATCGTAAGCCGAACCGACATATGGGATTTGGATTTGGCATTCATTTCTGTCTGGGTGCACCGCTGGCTCGTTTGGAAGCGAGAGTTGTATTGCACACACTGCTTCAGCGCATGGAACAGATACAGTTAGTCCCTAAAACGCCATTAGAGCCGATTCAAAGCGGTTTTGTCTTTGGTGTGAAGGAATATCCGATTCAATTTCACGCACGACGACTATAG
- a CDS encoding MFS transporter yields the protein MKTWKVNLIVLWFGQFLVNSGMTMITPFLSLYLARDLGVVGEHEIGIWAGFIFAANFLTSFLFQPLWGKLSDKYGRKIMLLRSGFGMAIVIALMGLAQNPWQLLLLRLLNGTISGFNPAAVSLISGTTPKDRMGFAMGISQSGQVAGTILGPLMGGLLADAVGFRPIFYITGGLIFAASMLAMFLVREKFDRQEAAKLPEQSVLSGLKELNKSPQLPVLFAVTFLLQFAMISPMTLLPLYVQELHGSALNVAFWAGLVGAVTGMSNMVMSPFLGKLSDRIGAHKVLTFSLIGTGLMLIPQAFVQSVWQLILVRFAMGVFMGGLLPSVNALIRSYTPDGMISRAFSFNTSTLALGNMLGAIIGGFMAGFIGIEGLFIVSGGLLLLNMVWVRFKLYKRPVRIEET from the coding sequence TTGAAAACATGGAAAGTTAATCTCATTGTGCTTTGGTTTGGACAATTTCTGGTCAACTCTGGTATGACCATGATTACCCCATTCCTGTCCCTTTACCTCGCAAGGGATCTGGGCGTGGTGGGCGAGCATGAAATTGGCATCTGGGCGGGATTCATTTTTGCAGCCAATTTCCTGACGTCCTTTTTGTTCCAACCCTTATGGGGCAAGTTATCCGATAAATACGGGCGCAAAATTATGCTGCTGCGCTCGGGGTTCGGGATGGCAATCGTTATTGCATTGATGGGTCTTGCACAAAACCCTTGGCAATTGCTCTTATTACGCCTTCTGAATGGTACAATCTCTGGCTTCAACCCTGCCGCAGTCTCACTCATTTCGGGAACTACACCCAAAGATCGTATGGGATTCGCGATGGGAATCAGTCAATCAGGACAAGTTGCCGGCACAATCTTAGGTCCACTCATGGGAGGTTTGTTAGCTGATGCTGTGGGATTCCGACCTATATTCTATATTACAGGTGGATTAATCTTCGCCGCTTCTATGCTTGCTATGTTCCTTGTAAGAGAGAAGTTTGATCGCCAAGAAGCAGCCAAGCTACCTGAGCAATCCGTATTGTCCGGTTTGAAGGAACTGAATAAGTCACCACAATTACCTGTACTCTTCGCCGTAACGTTTCTGCTACAGTTTGCGATGATTAGTCCAATGACTCTATTACCGCTATACGTGCAGGAGCTTCATGGTTCAGCTCTAAATGTTGCGTTCTGGGCAGGACTTGTAGGGGCAGTTACCGGTATGTCCAACATGGTGATGTCACCATTCTTAGGGAAGCTAAGTGACCGAATTGGTGCACACAAGGTGCTTACATTTTCGCTCATTGGGACTGGCCTTATGTTAATACCCCAAGCATTTGTGCAGAGCGTGTGGCAGCTCATCTTAGTTCGATTTGCAATGGGGGTATTTATGGGCGGATTATTACCAAGCGTGAATGCCCTGATACGTTCGTACACGCCAGATGGCATGATCAGCCGTGCTTTCAGTTTCAATACGAGTACGCTTGCGCTTGGGAACATGCTAGGTGCAATTATCGGTGGTTTCATGGCCGGATTTATCGGCATCGAAGGTTTGTTCATCGTTTCTGGTGGACTGTTACTTCTCAATATGGTCTGGGTTCGGTTCAAATTGTACAAAAGACCTGTCCGTATTGAAGAGACCTGA
- the hemE gene encoding uroporphyrinogen decarboxylase — protein sequence MSYNDRLIRASFKQQVDRVPVWYMRQAGRYDPEYRKIKEKYSLLEICQRPELAAEVTLMPVRKLGVDAAILYSDIMNPVASLGIDFDIVKNIGPVIDNPIRTAADVERLRPIDVEGDLSHILETIRILDKELDVPLITFAGAPFTIASYLIEGRPSKGYIRTKTMMYSEPQMWHQLMQKLGDMVITYVRAHIANGGKAFQLFDSWVGALSPNDFRTFVLPTITRIFTELSDLNVPKIYFPGVASGELLPTLVDLQADVIGLDWRVSISEGRKRLGGKFAVQGNLDPYVLTAPMELLKQQAKVIIDQGIQEPGYIFNLGHGLFPEASLDKLRELTAYIHEYSSEALKTEVTITND from the coding sequence ATGAGCTATAATGATCGTCTGATTCGGGCGAGTTTCAAACAACAGGTCGACCGTGTTCCGGTATGGTACATGCGGCAGGCTGGACGTTACGACCCTGAATATCGCAAAATTAAAGAAAAGTATTCTTTGCTCGAAATTTGCCAGCGGCCCGAGCTCGCGGCTGAAGTAACCCTCATGCCCGTCCGTAAGTTGGGCGTAGATGCGGCTATTTTGTATTCAGATATTATGAATCCGGTTGCTTCGCTGGGCATTGATTTTGATATTGTCAAAAACATTGGACCGGTCATTGATAATCCGATTCGGACAGCGGCTGATGTGGAGCGTTTGCGTCCCATTGATGTTGAAGGTGATCTGTCACATATATTAGAAACCATTCGAATTTTGGATAAAGAATTAGATGTGCCACTTATTACGTTTGCTGGTGCACCGTTCACGATTGCTAGTTACCTGATTGAGGGTCGACCTTCAAAAGGATACATTCGAACCAAAACGATGATGTATAGTGAGCCGCAAATGTGGCATCAATTGATGCAAAAATTAGGCGATATGGTGATTACATATGTCCGTGCACACATTGCCAACGGCGGTAAGGCATTTCAGTTGTTTGATAGCTGGGTAGGTGCACTTTCACCAAATGATTTTAGAACATTTGTATTGCCTACGATTACTCGTATCTTTACCGAATTGTCCGATTTGAATGTACCGAAAATTTATTTCCCTGGTGTAGCTTCAGGCGAACTGCTGCCAACCCTGGTAGATCTGCAAGCTGATGTGATCGGATTGGACTGGAGAGTATCTATTTCCGAAGGTCGCAAAAGACTAGGTGGTAAATTTGCCGTACAGGGTAATCTGGATCCGTATGTGCTGACTGCACCGATGGAGTTACTTAAACAACAGGCAAAAGTAATCATTGATCAAGGTATCCAAGAGCCTGGCTATATATTTAATCTGGGACATGGACTATTTCCGGAAGCATCTCTTGATAAATTAAGAGAGCTGACAGCATATATACATGAGTATTCATCTGAAGCTTTGAAGACTGAGGTGACTATAACTAATGACTAA